A window of Ananas comosus cultivar F153 linkage group 4, ASM154086v1, whole genome shotgun sequence contains these coding sequences:
- the LOC109709547 gene encoding transmembrane protein 56-like isoform X1, whose translation MMMQVSKSSVMAVKSYKYQAEALVKDYLLADPIVPYTAVLGGIVMCKMAYNVTHLISSLYFKGYASLTKSQRIEWNNRGMSSAHAVFITVMSLYLVFFSDLFSDRLEGLVTFRSSNISNFTLGVSVGYFISDIVMILWLYPSLGGMEYVLHHLLSIIAIIYAMLSGEGQLYTYMVLISETTTPGINLRWFLDTAGMKRSKAYMVNGIAMFVAWLVARIFLFIYLFYHIYLHYDQIEQMHIFGYVLTFLVPTILFIMNMMWFGKILKGLKKTLAKRQ comes from the exons ATGATGATGCAGGTCTCTAAGAGTTCTGTAATGGCGGTTAAGTCCTATAAGTACCAAGCAGAGGCGCTGGTTAAAGATTACTTGCTAGCCGATCCGATCGTCCCATACACCGCTGTTCTCGGTGGCATTGTCATGTGCAAAATG GCATATAATGTCACACATTTAATCAGCTCTCTATATTTCAAGGGGTATGCATCCCTTACAAAGAGTCAACGGATTGAGTGGAACAACAG GGGAATGTCCAGCGCCCATGCCGTTTTTATTACAGTTATGTCATTATATCTGGTGTTCTTCTCAGATCTATTCTCTGATCGCCTTGAAGGATTAGTTACATTTCGAAGCTCAAACATTTCCAATTTTACATTAGGG GTTTCCGTTGGGTACTTCATCTCGGACATTGTGATGATACTTTGGCTGTATCCTTCCCTCGGTGGAATGGAATAT GTTCTCCATCATTTGCTCTCTATAATTGCTATCATTTACGCAATGTTATCTGGGGAGGGGCAGTTATACACATATATGGTTCTCATCTCAGAGACGACCACACCAGGGATAAACTTGAGATG GTTTCTTGACACTGCTGGAATGAAAAGATCCAAAGCCTATATGGTTAACGGAATTGCAATGTTCGTTGCATGGCTG GTGGCgagaatatttttattcatctaCTTGTTCTATCACATATATTTGCACTATGACCAG ATCGAACAGATGCATATCTTTGGGTATGTTCTCACATTTCTAGTGCCCACAATATTATTCATCATGAACATGATGTGGTTTGGAAAGATCCTAAAAGGCCTCAAGAAAACATTAGCCAAGAGGCAGTGA
- the LOC109709547 gene encoding transmembrane protein 56-like isoform X2 has translation MAVKSYKYQAEALVKDYLLADPIVPYTAVLGGIVMCKMAYNVTHLISSLYFKGYASLTKSQRIEWNNRGMSSAHAVFITVMSLYLVFFSDLFSDRLEGLVTFRSSNISNFTLGVSVGYFISDIVMILWLYPSLGGMEYVLHHLLSIIAIIYAMLSGEGQLYTYMVLISETTTPGINLRWFLDTAGMKRSKAYMVNGIAMFVAWLVARIFLFIYLFYHIYLHYDQIEQMHIFGYVLTFLVPTILFIMNMMWFGKILKGLKKTLAKRQ, from the exons ATGGCGGTTAAGTCCTATAAGTACCAAGCAGAGGCGCTGGTTAAAGATTACTTGCTAGCCGATCCGATCGTCCCATACACCGCTGTTCTCGGTGGCATTGTCATGTGCAAAATG GCATATAATGTCACACATTTAATCAGCTCTCTATATTTCAAGGGGTATGCATCCCTTACAAAGAGTCAACGGATTGAGTGGAACAACAG GGGAATGTCCAGCGCCCATGCCGTTTTTATTACAGTTATGTCATTATATCTGGTGTTCTTCTCAGATCTATTCTCTGATCGCCTTGAAGGATTAGTTACATTTCGAAGCTCAAACATTTCCAATTTTACATTAGGG GTTTCCGTTGGGTACTTCATCTCGGACATTGTGATGATACTTTGGCTGTATCCTTCCCTCGGTGGAATGGAATAT GTTCTCCATCATTTGCTCTCTATAATTGCTATCATTTACGCAATGTTATCTGGGGAGGGGCAGTTATACACATATATGGTTCTCATCTCAGAGACGACCACACCAGGGATAAACTTGAGATG GTTTCTTGACACTGCTGGAATGAAAAGATCCAAAGCCTATATGGTTAACGGAATTGCAATGTTCGTTGCATGGCTG GTGGCgagaatatttttattcatctaCTTGTTCTATCACATATATTTGCACTATGACCAG ATCGAACAGATGCATATCTTTGGGTATGTTCTCACATTTCTAGTGCCCACAATATTATTCATCATGAACATGATGTGGTTTGGAAAGATCCTAAAAGGCCTCAAGAAAACATTAGCCAAGAGGCAGTGA